A single Pseudomonas putida DNA region contains:
- a CDS encoding Hsp70 family protein, with translation MSDVSPARALGIDFGTSNSTVGWHRPGVESLIALEDGKITLPSVVFFNIEERRPVYGRLALHEYLEGYEGRLMRSLKSLLGSKLIKHDTSVLGSALPFKDLLGMFIGELKKRGEAAAGREFDQVVLGRPVFFVDEDPAADQEAEDTLAEVARKIGFKDVSFQYEPIAAAFDYESGISREELVLIVDIGGGTSDFTLIRLSPERHLVAERQSDILATGGVHIGGTDFDKQLSLQGVMPLFGYGSRMKSGALMPTSYHLNLATWHTINALYSQKSQLALGSMRYDIEDTLGIDRLFKLIEERAGHWLAMEVEASKIELTEQVSRRVDLSRVERELGVDLTRELFEQAIEGLLERVRGSVTELLGKAGVSAGQVDTVFFTGGSSGIPALRNSVAAMLPNARHVEGNIFGSIGSGLAIEARKRYGAA, from the coding sequence ATGTCTGACGTATCGCCGGCCCGCGCTCTGGGTATCGACTTCGGCACCTCCAACTCCACGGTCGGCTGGCACCGCCCGGGCGTCGAGTCGCTGATTGCCCTGGAAGACGGAAAGATCACCCTGCCGTCGGTGGTGTTCTTCAATATCGAGGAGCGCCGCCCGGTGTATGGCCGCCTGGCGCTGCACGAGTACCTGGAAGGCTACGAAGGCCGGCTGATGCGCTCGCTGAAGAGCCTGCTGGGCTCCAAGCTGATCAAGCATGACACCAGCGTGCTGGGCAGTGCCCTGCCGTTCAAGGACTTGCTTGGCATGTTCATCGGCGAGCTGAAAAAACGCGGCGAAGCGGCCGCCGGTCGTGAATTCGACCAGGTGGTGCTGGGCCGCCCGGTGTTTTTCGTCGACGAAGACCCGGCCGCCGACCAGGAAGCCGAGGACACCCTGGCCGAGGTAGCGCGCAAGATCGGCTTCAAGGACGTGTCATTCCAGTACGAGCCGATTGCCGCGGCGTTCGACTACGAGTCGGGCATCAGCCGTGAAGAGCTGGTGCTCATCGTCGATATCGGCGGTGGTACTTCGGACTTTACCCTGATCCGCCTGTCGCCCGAACGCCACCTGGTGGCCGAGCGCCAGAGCGACATCCTCGCCACCGGCGGCGTGCACATCGGCGGTACCGACTTCGACAAGCAGCTGAGCCTGCAGGGCGTGATGCCCCTGTTCGGCTATGGCAGCCGAATGAAGAGCGGCGCGCTGATGCCCACCAGCTACCACCTGAACCTGGCTACCTGGCACACCATCAACGCCCTGTACTCGCAGAAGTCGCAGCTGGCGCTGGGCAGCATGCGCTACGACATCGAGGACACGCTGGGCATCGATCGCCTGTTCAAACTGATCGAAGAGCGCGCCGGGCACTGGCTGGCGATGGAAGTGGAAGCCAGCAAGATCGAGCTGACCGAGCAAGTCAGCCGTCGCGTCGACCTCAGCCGCGTGGAACGTGAACTGGGTGTGGACCTGACCCGGGAGCTGTTCGAGCAAGCCATCGAAGGCCTGCTGGAGCGGGTGCGCGGCAGTGTGACCGAGTTGCTGGGCAAGGCCGGCGTGAGTGCAGGCCAGGTCGATACGGTGTTCTTCACCGGCGGTTCGAGCGGGATTCCGGCGTTGCGCAACAGCGTGGCGGCAATGCTGCCGAATGCGCGGCATGTGGAAGGCAACATCTTCGGCAGCATTGGTAGCGGGTTGGCTATCGAGGCGCGCAAACGCTACGGCGCGGCCTGA
- a CDS encoding AI-2E family transporter: MTFTPRQVTLASLIIVMAGLLLALPLKLLPSLLAGLLVFELVNMLTPRLQPLIAGQRARWLAVALLGTLVVSVLTLLIAGAFSFLLHEAENPGASLDKFMGLVERARSQLPPFIEAYLPASAAEFKVAIGDWIKSHLSDLQLVGKGMAHMFVTLLIGMILGAIIALQRIPDLSRRKPLAAALFERLNLLVQAFRNIVFAQIKISLLNTTFTGIFLVVVMPLFGVHLPLTKTLIVLTFLLGLLPVIGNLMSNTLITIVGLSLSIWVAAAALGYLIVIHKVEYFLNAKIVGGQISAKAWELLLAMLVFEAAFGLPGVVAGPVYYAYLKSELRRAELV; the protein is encoded by the coding sequence ATGACTTTCACCCCCCGTCAGGTCACCCTGGCCAGCTTGATCATCGTCATGGCCGGGCTGCTGCTGGCCTTGCCCCTGAAGTTGCTGCCCAGCCTGCTCGCCGGCCTGCTGGTGTTCGAGCTGGTCAACATGCTCACCCCACGCCTGCAGCCGCTGATCGCCGGGCAGCGTGCGCGCTGGCTGGCGGTGGCGCTGCTCGGCACGCTGGTGGTCAGTGTCCTGACCCTGTTGATTGCCGGTGCCTTCAGCTTCCTGCTGCACGAAGCCGAAAACCCAGGCGCGTCGCTGGACAAGTTCATGGGCTTGGTCGAGCGCGCTCGCAGCCAGCTGCCACCCTTCATCGAGGCTTACCTGCCGGCCAGCGCGGCGGAGTTCAAGGTAGCCATCGGCGACTGGATCAAGAGCCACCTGAGCGACCTGCAACTGGTAGGCAAGGGCATGGCGCACATGTTCGTGACGCTGCTGATCGGCATGATCCTCGGCGCGATCATCGCCTTGCAGCGCATCCCCGACCTTTCCCGGCGCAAGCCGCTGGCTGCAGCCCTGTTCGAGCGGCTGAACCTACTGGTGCAGGCGTTTCGCAATATCGTCTTCGCGCAGATCAAGATTTCACTGCTGAACACGACGTTCACCGGCATTTTCCTCGTGGTGGTGATGCCGTTGTTCGGCGTGCACCTGCCGCTGACCAAGACGCTGATCGTGCTGACGTTCCTGCTTGGGCTGCTGCCGGTGATCGGTAACCTGATGTCCAACACCTTGATCACCATCGTCGGCCTGTCATTGTCGATCTGGGTGGCGGCGGCGGCGCTGGGTTACCTGATCGTGATCCACAAGGTCGAGTATTTCCTCAACGCGAAGATCGTCGGTGGGCAGATCAGCGCCAAGGCCTGGGAGCTGTTGCTGGCGATGCTGGTGTTTGAGGCGGCGTTCGGGCTGCCCGGAGTGGTGGCGGGGCCGGTGTATTACGCCTATCTGAAGAGTGAGCTGCGACGGGCTGAGCTGGTCTGA
- a CDS encoding PsiF family protein, protein MKMLQMPLLVLAVLFSAQGFAANTAQQEKMKTCNADATTKALKGDERKAFMSTCLKKDVPQSQQDKMKTCNADASTKALKGDERKAFMSDCLKKK, encoded by the coding sequence ATGAAAATGCTGCAAATGCCACTGCTGGTGTTAGCTGTATTGTTCAGCGCACAAGGATTTGCCGCCAACACGGCGCAACAGGAAAAGATGAAAACCTGCAACGCCGACGCCACTACCAAGGCCCTCAAGGGTGATGAGCGCAAGGCGTTCATGAGCACCTGCCTGAAGAAGGACGTGCCGCAGTCGCAGCAGGACAAGATGAAGACCTGCAACGCCGACGCCAGCACCAAAGCCTTGAAGGGCGACGAGCGCAAGGCGTTCATGAGCGACTGCCTGAAGAAGAAGTGA
- a CDS encoding AraC family transcriptional regulator translates to MQRKYLDIPQFAQLPAPVYFRHDEFGADTHSAPHRHAWGQLNYTAHGVMHLDVAGQRFLSPPHYAVWVPPGTEHGCYNPQAIVYRSVYLQSSLCAALPAQPCSLVISDILKAILGDFARRNLRVAQDERDQRLVQVLLDQLLLAPTQTCYLPFARSDGLRQVLDALAADPGDNRPLADWAARVHVSERTLARQFLRELGISFGEWRLRLRFLRAIEALEAGLPIQAIAFDLGYSSASAFIAMFQRQARCTPEQYRRQARQGM, encoded by the coding sequence ATGCAACGCAAATACCTCGACATCCCCCAGTTCGCCCAACTACCGGCCCCGGTGTACTTCCGCCACGACGAGTTCGGCGCCGACACCCACAGTGCGCCCCATCGTCACGCCTGGGGCCAGCTCAACTACACCGCCCACGGGGTGATGCATCTGGACGTAGCCGGCCAGCGCTTCCTGTCGCCCCCGCACTACGCCGTGTGGGTACCGCCGGGCACCGAGCACGGGTGCTACAACCCCCAGGCCATCGTCTACCGCTCGGTCTACCTGCAAAGCAGCCTGTGCGCGGCGCTGCCGGCGCAACCGTGCAGCCTGGTGATCAGCGACATCCTCAAGGCCATCCTCGGCGACTTTGCCCGCCGCAACCTGCGGGTGGCCCAGGACGAACGTGACCAGCGCCTGGTACAGGTGCTGCTCGACCAGTTGCTGCTGGCGCCGACCCAGACCTGCTACCTGCCCTTCGCCCGCAGCGACGGACTGCGCCAAGTGCTTGATGCCCTGGCGGCCGACCCTGGCGACAATCGCCCGCTGGCCGACTGGGCCGCGCGGGTGCATGTCAGCGAGCGTACCCTGGCCCGTCAGTTCCTGCGCGAGCTGGGTATCAGCTTTGGTGAATGGCGCCTGCGCCTGCGCTTCTTGCGCGCCATCGAGGCTCTGGAAGCCGGCCTGCCGATCCAGGCGATAGCCTTCGACCTCGGCTACAGCAGCGCCTCGGCGTTCATCGCCATGTTCCAGCGCCAGGCCCGCTGTACCCCGGAGCAATACCGGCGGCAGGCCCGGCAGGGGATGTAA
- a CDS encoding DMT family transporter, translated as MNYLFPLTAILIWAGNTVVTKLSAGAIHPAEIGFYRWLLAGALFTPFLLPAVWRNRAAIRPHLGKVAILGVLGMAVYQSLAYFAAGITSATNMGIILSLMPLMSLALSIAWLGQRLSYGALAGAVVSFVGVLEVVSAGQPGILLEQGLNSGDLLMLVATLAYALYSFLLKKWQLRLPPLQLLYLQVLVAILVLLPLFLLSEKTGLNGHNIGLVLYACVLASMIAPLVWMQAVHRLGPSRTTLFFNLLPVVTAVIAAVVLGEQLASYHLIGGLLTLVGVILAERWTTPVRR; from the coding sequence ATGAATTACCTGTTCCCCCTCACCGCCATCCTCATCTGGGCCGGCAACACCGTGGTCACCAAGCTGTCCGCCGGTGCCATCCACCCCGCCGAAATCGGCTTCTACCGCTGGCTTCTGGCTGGCGCGCTGTTCACCCCGTTCCTGCTGCCCGCCGTGTGGCGCAACCGTGCGGCCATCCGCCCGCACCTGGGCAAGGTGGCCATCCTCGGCGTGCTGGGCATGGCCGTGTACCAAAGCCTGGCGTACTTTGCCGCCGGCATCACCAGCGCCACCAACATGGGCATCATCCTTTCGCTGATGCCGCTGATGTCGCTGGCCCTGTCCATCGCCTGGCTGGGCCAGCGCTTGAGCTATGGCGCCCTGGCAGGTGCGGTGGTGTCGTTCGTCGGTGTGCTCGAAGTGGTGTCTGCCGGCCAGCCCGGCATCCTGCTGGAACAAGGCCTGAACAGCGGCGACCTGCTGATGCTGGTGGCGACCCTGGCCTACGCGCTGTATAGCTTCCTGTTGAAGAAATGGCAGTTGCGCCTGCCACCGTTGCAGCTGCTGTACCTGCAAGTGCTGGTGGCCATCCTGGTGCTGCTGCCGTTGTTCCTGCTCTCGGAAAAAACCGGCCTGAACGGCCACAACATCGGCCTGGTGCTGTACGCCTGCGTGCTCGCCTCGATGATCGCCCCGTTGGTGTGGATGCAGGCCGTGCATCGCCTGGGGCCAAGCCGTACCACGCTGTTTTTCAACCTGCTACCGGTGGTGACCGCGGTGATCGCCGCCGTGGTGCTCGGCGAGCAGCTGGCCAGCTATCACCTGATCGGTGGTCTGCTGACCTTGGTCGGGGTCATTCTGGCCGAGCGCTGGACCACGCCGGTACGCCGCTAG
- a CDS encoding esterase/lipase family protein: MQQELATRYPLVLVPGMLGFVRVLLYPYWFGIVRALRKGGAQVFPVQVSPLHSSEVRGEQLLAIIEDICQRTGAAKVNLIGHSQGALSARYAAAKRPDRVASVTSVAGPNHGSELADHLERTAPGDSPQGRILKAILHGLAVLLVWLETGWRRDPLPVDVHASHQSLTSAGVALFNQTYPQGLPQTWGGEGAYEVNGVRYYSWSGTLQPGLTDQGRNRFDGSSRFCRLFARSFVKERGHCDGMVGRFSSHLGQVIGDDFPLDHLDIVNQSLGAVGKGAEPLRLFTEHAARLKAAGL, encoded by the coding sequence ATGCAGCAGGAGTTGGCCACGCGATACCCATTGGTGCTGGTGCCGGGCATGCTTGGGTTCGTCCGGGTGCTGCTCTATCCATACTGGTTCGGCATTGTCCGGGCCCTGCGCAAGGGCGGCGCGCAAGTGTTCCCGGTGCAGGTCTCGCCGCTGCATTCCAGCGAAGTGCGGGGTGAACAGTTGCTGGCGATCATCGAAGACATCTGCCAGCGCACCGGTGCGGCAAAGGTCAACCTCATCGGCCACAGCCAGGGGGCGCTGAGCGCCCGATATGCGGCGGCCAAGCGGCCCGACAGGGTGGCATCGGTGACTTCGGTGGCGGGGCCCAACCATGGCTCGGAGCTGGCCGATCACCTTGAGCGTACGGCGCCTGGTGATTCACCCCAGGGGCGCATCCTCAAGGCCATCCTGCATGGCCTGGCGGTGTTGCTGGTATGGCTGGAAACCGGCTGGCGCCGCGACCCGCTGCCGGTCGATGTGCATGCTTCGCACCAGTCCCTGACCAGCGCCGGCGTGGCCTTGTTCAACCAGACTTATCCACAGGGGCTACCGCAGACCTGGGGCGGGGAGGGGGCGTATGAGGTGAACGGCGTGCGCTACTACTCCTGGTCCGGCACCTTGCAGCCCGGGCTGACCGACCAGGGGCGCAATCGGTTCGACGGCAGCAGCCGCTTCTGCCGGCTGTTCGCGCGCAGTTTCGTCAAGGAAAGGGGCCATTGCGATGGCATGGTCGGGCGTTTCAGTTCGCACCTGGGTCAGGTGATCGGTGATGACTTCCCGCTTGATCACTTGGACATCGTCAACCAGTCGCTGGGCGCCGTGGGCAAGGGCGCCGAGCCGCTGCGGCTGTTCACCGAACATGCGGCGCGGCTCAAGGCAGCCGGGCTCTAG
- the osmE gene encoding osmotically-inducible lipoprotein OsmE has translation MYKQTLAVLLASAALAACSSHPENPVDHVTYRDEPLVKQVENGMTMQKVIAIGGSPSNVIDLPHGGTCNDYILNRDGHQQPYYVRFDATGHVDAKGFKTCKQREEDSKAAHGA, from the coding sequence ATGTACAAGCAGACCCTGGCAGTCCTTCTGGCGAGCGCGGCCCTGGCCGCCTGCAGCAGCCACCCGGAAAACCCGGTGGACCATGTCACCTACCGCGACGAGCCGCTGGTCAAGCAAGTGGAAAACGGCATGACCATGCAGAAGGTCATCGCCATCGGCGGAAGCCCGTCGAACGTGATCGACTTGCCGCACGGGGGTACCTGCAACGACTACATCCTCAACCGCGACGGCCACCAGCAGCCGTATTACGTGCGTTTCGACGCCACCGGCCATGTCGATGCCAAGGGTTTCAAAACCTGCAAGCAACGAGAAGAGGACAGCAAAGCCGCCCACGGCGCCTGA
- a CDS encoding ferritin-like domain-containing protein, which yields MSNVELTDVQTLRKRARQHVEQGAVTEGYHADRKEILRLLNESLATELVCVLRYKRHYFMASGIKASVAASEFLEHANQEAEHADKLAERIVQLGGEPDFNPDNLTKNSHAQYVAGSSLKEMVLEDLVAERIAIDSYREIIQYIGDKDPTTRRIFEDILAQEEEHADDMSDLLQGL from the coding sequence ATGAGCAACGTTGAACTGACCGATGTGCAAACCCTGCGCAAGCGTGCCCGCCAGCATGTCGAGCAAGGTGCGGTGACCGAGGGTTACCATGCCGACCGCAAGGAAATCCTGCGGCTGCTCAATGAGTCGCTGGCCACCGAGCTGGTCTGTGTGCTGCGCTACAAGCGCCATTACTTCATGGCCAGCGGGATCAAGGCCAGTGTGGCGGCCAGCGAGTTCCTGGAGCATGCCAACCAGGAAGCCGAGCACGCCGACAAGCTGGCCGAACGCATCGTGCAGTTGGGCGGCGAGCCGGACTTCAACCCGGACAACCTGACCAAGAATTCCCATGCGCAGTATGTAGCCGGCAGCTCGCTGAAGGAGATGGTGCTGGAGGACCTGGTGGCGGAGCGGATTGCCATCGACAGCTATCGCGAGATCATTCAGTACATTGGTGATAAAGACCCGACTACCCGCCGCATCTTTGAAGACATCCTGGCCCAGGAAGAAGAGCACGCGGACGACATGTCCGATCTGCTTCAAGGGTTGTAA
- a CDS encoding AsmA family protein, protein MTRPARILIWTLTTLLTLLAILVVIIATFDWNRVKPLLNEKVSEALHRPFAINGNLAVHWRTEPEEGGWRAWVPWPHLIAEDLTLGNPDWLKTPQMVGLERVELRLAPLPLLFQQISIPRIDLTKPTASLVRQADGRANWNFDFGPKDDNEQPSKWQLDIGAIGFDQGNVSFDDQTLKTSMKVQIDPLGKPIPFSDIVGKASAEKAGGAQDYAFGLKAEGRYKGQPVSGTGKIGGLLALQDASQPFPLQADVRIADTHVVLAGTLTDPRNLGALDLRLRLSGASLGNLYPLTGVTLPDTPAYSTDGRLSANLHAAEGATFNYQGFNGKIGDSDIHGDLAFVASQPRPKLSGNLVSNQLLFKDLAPLIGADSNAEQKARGGASKQPADKVLPVEEFRTERWRAMDADVSFAGKRIVHSEKLPFNDLSAHVILEDGLLRLEPLRFGVAGGSLASNIRLDGRNVPLQGRAQLTARGFKLKQLFPGFAPMQTSFGELNGDADISGRGNSVAALLGTANGNLRMLINDGAISRSLMEIAGLNVGNYVVGKLFGDEDVKINCAAADVGIKDGLATTRLFIFDTENAIIYINGTANFASEQLDLKITPESKGLRLFSLRSPLYVRGPFAKPSAGVQAVPLALRGAGMVALGVIAGPAAGLLALVAPSSGDQPNQCTPLLEQMKAGKAPAAVKKQK, encoded by the coding sequence ATGACGCGTCCCGCCAGAATCCTCATCTGGACCTTAACCACCCTGTTGACCCTGCTGGCGATCCTGGTGGTGATCATCGCCACCTTCGACTGGAACCGCGTCAAGCCGCTGCTCAACGAGAAAGTTTCCGAGGCATTGCACCGGCCATTCGCGATCAACGGCAACCTCGCCGTGCACTGGCGTACCGAGCCGGAGGAAGGTGGCTGGCGCGCCTGGGTGCCATGGCCGCACCTGATTGCCGAAGACCTGACCCTGGGCAACCCAGACTGGCTCAAGACGCCGCAGATGGTTGGCCTGGAGCGTGTTGAACTGCGCCTGGCGCCGCTGCCGCTGCTGTTCCAGCAAATCAGCATCCCGCGCATCGACCTGACCAAGCCCACTGCCAGCCTTGTGCGCCAGGCCGATGGCCGCGCCAACTGGAACTTCGACTTCGGGCCCAAGGACGACAACGAGCAGCCATCCAAGTGGCAGCTGGACATCGGTGCCATCGGCTTTGACCAAGGCAATGTCAGCTTCGACGACCAGACCTTGAAAACCAGCATGAAGGTGCAGATCGACCCGCTCGGAAAACCGATCCCCTTCAGTGACATCGTCGGCAAGGCCAGCGCCGAAAAGGCCGGAGGCGCCCAGGATTACGCGTTCGGGCTCAAGGCCGAAGGCCGCTACAAAGGCCAGCCGGTATCCGGCACCGGCAAGATCGGCGGCCTGCTGGCGCTGCAGGACGCCAGCCAGCCATTCCCGTTGCAGGCTGATGTGCGCATCGCCGATACCCATGTGGTGCTCGCCGGTACCCTGACCGACCCACGCAACCTCGGCGCGTTGGACCTGCGCCTGCGCTTGTCTGGTGCCAGCCTGGGCAACCTCTACCCGCTGACCGGTGTGACGCTGCCCGACACCCCGGCCTATTCCACAGATGGCCGGCTCAGCGCCAACCTGCATGCAGCCGAAGGCGCGACCTTCAATTACCAGGGTTTCAACGGCAAGATCGGCGACAGCGACATCCATGGCGACCTGGCCTTCGTCGCCAGCCAGCCACGGCCCAAGCTGTCTGGCAATCTGGTGTCCAACCAGCTGCTGTTCAAGGACCTGGCCCCGCTGATCGGTGCCGACTCCAATGCCGAACAGAAGGCCCGCGGCGGTGCCAGCAAGCAGCCGGCCGACAAAGTGCTGCCGGTGGAGGAGTTCCGCACCGAACGCTGGCGCGCCATGGACGCCGACGTCAGCTTTGCCGGCAAGCGCATCGTGCACAGTGAAAAGCTGCCATTCAACGACCTGTCTGCCCACGTGATCCTCGAAGACGGCCTGCTGCGCCTGGAGCCGCTGCGCTTTGGTGTGGCTGGCGGCAGCCTGGCATCCAACATCCGCCTGGACGGCCGCAACGTGCCGCTGCAGGGTCGCGCCCAGCTGACTGCGCGTGGCTTCAAGCTCAAGCAGCTGTTCCCGGGGTTTGCGCCGATGCAGACCAGTTTCGGCGAGCTTAACGGCGATGCCGACATCAGTGGCCGTGGCAACTCGGTGGCGGCGTTGCTGGGCACGGCCAACGGCAATTTGCGCATGCTGATCAATGACGGCGCCATCAGCCGCAGCCTGATGGAGATTGCCGGGCTCAACGTCGGCAACTACGTGGTTGGCAAGCTGTTCGGCGATGAAGACGTGAAGATCAACTGCGCGGCGGCGGACGTGGGGATCAAGGACGGCCTGGCGACCACACGGTTGTTCATCTTCGATACCGAGAACGCGATCATCTACATCAACGGTACGGCCAACTTTGCCAGCGAGCAGCTGGATTTGAAGATCACCCCGGAATCCAAAGGGCTGCGGTTGTTCTCGCTGCGTTCGCCCTTGTATGTGCGTGGTCCATTCGCCAAGCCAAGTGCCGGGGTGCAGGCGGTGCCGTTGGCGCTGCGCGGCGCGGGGATGGTTGCGCTGGGCGTGATTGCCGGGCCGGCTGCAGGGTTGCTGGCGCTAGTGGCGCCAAGCAGTGGCGATCAGCCTAATCAGTGCACGCCGCTGCTGGAGCAGATGAAAGCCGGCAAGGCGCCGGCTGCGGTGAAAAAGCAGAAATAG
- a CDS encoding phage infection protein, producing MKRTLLSLTLSILAANAFALPAADQHLTAESRSSAAEIAQPLNTVAEGGSDRLIERSGRVAEGGSDRLIERSGRVAEGGSDRLIERSGRVAEGGSDRLIERSGRVAEGGSDRLIERSGRVAEGGSDRLIERSGRVAEGGSDRLIERSGRVAEGGSDRLIERSGRVAEGGSDRLVEISHVS from the coding sequence ATGAAACGCACACTGCTGAGCCTGACCCTGTCCATCCTTGCTGCCAACGCCTTTGCCCTGCCAGCTGCCGATCAGCACCTGACCGCCGAATCGCGCTCCAGCGCCGCAGAAATCGCCCAACCGCTGAACACCGTTGCCGAAGGTGGTTCGGATCGTCTGATCGAACGCAGTGGCCGTGTTGCCGAAGGTGGCTCGGACCGCTTGATTGAACGCAGTGGCCGCGTCGCCGAAGGTGGCTCGGACCGTCTGATCGAACGCAGTGGCCGTGTTGCCGAAGGTGGCTCGGATCGTCTGATCGAACGCTCTGGCCGTGTTGCCGAAGGTGGCTCGGATCGTCTGATCGAACGCTCTGGCCGTGTTGCCGAAGGTGGCTCGGATCGTCTGATCGAACGCTCTGGCCGCGTCGCCGAAGGTGGCTCGGATCGCCTGATTGAACGCTCTGGCCGTGTTGCCGAAGGTGGCTCGGATCGCCTGATCGAACGCTCTGGCCGCGTGGCTGAAGGTGGCTCGGATCGTCTGGTTGAAATCAGCCATGTGAGCTGA
- a CDS encoding TetR family transcriptional regulator translates to MLPRAEQKLQTRQALLDAACQLMESGRGFGSVSLREVAKAAGIVPTGFYRHFSDMDALGLALVAEVDATFRQTIRLVRQNEFELGGITDASVRIFLDVVAAHRAQFLFLAREQYGGSHAVRQAIARLRQDISDDLATDLARMKRWQHLDNAALAVMADLVVKTVFATLPELIDSPEPGYPQVLSAREKITQQLRFIFVGARHWQGLGNPQP, encoded by the coding sequence ATGCTGCCGCGCGCCGAACAGAAGCTACAGACCCGCCAGGCCCTGCTGGACGCCGCCTGCCAGCTCATGGAGAGCGGCCGTGGCTTTGGCAGCGTCAGCCTGCGCGAAGTGGCCAAGGCCGCAGGCATCGTGCCCACTGGCTTTTATCGGCACTTTTCAGACATGGACGCCCTGGGCCTGGCATTGGTGGCCGAAGTCGACGCCACATTCCGCCAGACCATCCGCCTGGTGCGGCAAAACGAATTCGAACTCGGTGGCATCACCGATGCTTCCGTGCGGATCTTCCTCGACGTGGTCGCCGCCCACCGCGCCCAGTTCCTGTTCCTCGCCCGTGAGCAGTACGGCGGTTCGCACGCCGTGCGCCAGGCCATCGCCCGCCTGCGCCAGGACATCAGCGACGACCTGGCCACGGACCTTGCGCGAATGAAGCGCTGGCAGCATCTGGACAACGCTGCGCTGGCGGTGATGGCCGACCTGGTGGTGAAGACCGTATTCGCCACCCTGCCGGAGCTGATCGACAGCCCCGAGCCGGGTTATCCACAGGTGCTGAGCGCTCGGGAAAAGATCACCCAGCAGTTGCGTTTCATCTTCGTCGGCGCGCGCCACTGGCAAGGGCTGGGCAACCCACAACCCTAG
- a CDS encoding AGE family epimerase/isomerase, with the protein MPNPRPTLPELARFNQHFAERIVPLWQGPGWNADMALPYEALDAQHRPLPVQRYRAMACARQLYLFSCRIEQPGAAERAAALFRSLQKHFHDAEHGGWFYSIDAEGKPLDRRKDLYTHAFIVFACAHYWGKVGEGLVEATLNAALEVVDEQFARDDGLYEASLGEDWADLGSGPLQNPQMHLAEAFLQVLAVREDEHVQQSLLKLCESLQAHFIEPQHGLMLEKPRGAVDNWFEPGHQFEWFYLLETSPLLRGIPLHASIDQAFGYAELCGVNNAAVLATLDVEGNVLDATQRIWAQAEYLRALALRPGNEAKLLVQLKAMEQQFLHAGGWYECRDGEGAVSRHDMPSTTPYHLATCLEGLQRLA; encoded by the coding sequence ATGCCCAACCCCCGCCCCACCCTGCCCGAACTGGCCCGCTTCAACCAGCACTTCGCCGAACGCATCGTGCCGCTGTGGCAAGGTCCGGGCTGGAACGCCGATATGGCCCTGCCCTACGAGGCGCTGGACGCCCAGCACCGTCCGTTGCCGGTGCAGCGCTACCGGGCCATGGCCTGTGCTCGTCAGCTTTACCTGTTCAGCTGCCGCATCGAACAACCGGGCGCGGCCGAGCGGGCGGCGGCGCTGTTCCGCTCGTTGCAGAAGCACTTCCACGATGCCGAGCATGGCGGCTGGTTCTACAGCATCGATGCCGAGGGCAAGCCGCTGGACCGGCGCAAGGACCTCTACACCCACGCCTTCATCGTCTTTGCCTGCGCGCACTACTGGGGCAAGGTCGGCGAAGGCTTGGTGGAGGCCACCCTCAATGCCGCACTGGAAGTGGTAGACGAACAGTTCGCCCGGGATGATGGCTTGTATGAAGCCAGCCTCGGCGAAGACTGGGCCGACCTCGGCAGTGGCCCGCTGCAGAACCCGCAAATGCACCTGGCCGAGGCCTTCCTGCAGGTGCTGGCAGTACGCGAGGACGAGCACGTGCAGCAATCGCTGCTCAAGCTTTGCGAATCGTTGCAGGCGCACTTCATCGAACCGCAGCATGGGCTGATGCTGGAAAAGCCACGGGGCGCTGTGGATAACTGGTTTGAACCAGGGCACCAGTTCGAATGGTTCTACCTGCTGGAGACCTCGCCGCTGCTGCGGGGGATACCGCTGCATGCATCCATTGACCAGGCCTTCGGCTATGCCGAGCTATGCGGGGTGAACAATGCGGCAGTGTTGGCCACGCTCGATGTGGAAGGCAACGTGCTCGATGCGACTCAGCGGATCTGGGCACAGGCAGAATATCTGCGTGCGCTGGCGCTGCGCCCTGGCAATGAGGCGAAGCTGCTGGTGCAGTTGAAGGCGATGGAACAGCAGTTCCTGCATGCAGGTGGCTGGTATGAGTGCCGGGATGGTGAAGGGGCGGTGAGCCGGCACGATATGCCTTCGACGACCCCCTATCACTTGGCAACCTGCCTGGAAGGCTTGCAGCGCCTGGCTTGA